Within the bacterium genome, the region ACGCAGCCTTTATCATATCGGCGTGCAGTTTGGCGTTAATCCTTTTGAAGTCTCCAGCCCACTTCTTATAAGGATCTATGTTGCTCTGAATCACGGCCACATCCACAGGAACACCTTCTATAGGTTTTCTCATACGAGATTTTCCATAAAGGAAGGCGGTAAGAAACAGCGCAAGCAGAACTATAGCTGAAAAAATGGCTCCTTTAGAGAGAGGCTTTTTTATAATAAAGTAAAGACATGAATTTATAGCAGCCACCCAAAGCGAAACGCCATAATTCCCTACTATATCAGCAAACTGTATAAGCACAGGGTAACATGTTTGAGTGTATGAAAGGTTCATCCATGGAAAGCCAAGCTTCCCGAATGACCTCAGATACTCAATGCCAACAAGGATAACTGGGGAAAGTACTATGGCAAGAGTTTCGCTACGAATTGAGATTTTATAATGAAGCCATGCATACAAAGCGCCAAAGATAGGAAGATAAAATAATATTGCTATAAATCCTGGTATGGTCGGCTTTGTTATCCACCAGAGCGTTGCGCCTGTCGCAACAAATGCCCATATATAACCAGCCTTAAAAGCCTTCCATCCATTTTCGACATTGCTTATGGCGAACCATAAAAAAACGAGCATAAAATATGCTAAAAAACCCGTTGGAAGAGGCGGGAAACTTGCTGCCCAAAGCAAACCCGAAACCACCAAAAAAAGTATCATCTCCTTTTTGGTTAGAACTCGTTCCATAAGTTTTAATGAATATAAAAGCTATAACCATGCTAACAACATTTTTTAGGCAATGGAAAAGGTGGCAAAACAATTATCTTGCTAATCCGCCAAATCTTGGATAATTTAATAATTCTTTAGATTCAATAAAATTTGGACCGCAGAAAGCACTGGTAGTGATGAAACTTTACGCTAATGATTTGATCGGCTACGAGTCATGCGAATAACTCAAATAGTACGAACCATTATAGGTGAGGGGCTTTGGGTTGGACAACCATGCCTTCTCGTTAGACTTTCCGGCTGCAATCTTCATTGTAGCTGGTGTGACACACCGGAGGTTCATCGTGGAGGACGTGAAATACCATTTTCGGAGCTGGTTGAGCGCGGAATAAAAACCCCGGAAAAATGGATTCTGCTAACCGGCGGCGAACCACTCCTCCAAAGAAGCGTTGGAAAACTTGTAAAAAACTGGATTAATGGCAAGAAAAATGTCCTTATAGAAACAAATGGCACAAGACCCATTGCCCCAGTGCTTATGGATGGGGTGTCCATATCAATGGACATTAAAACACCCTCAAGCGGCGAGGTTGGTAAGCACTACAATCCTAATCTCAGACTTCTTCGCCCAGTGGATGCACTTAAGTTCGTTATTTCCGACAGAAAAGATTTCGACTGGGCAAGGGATTTCATTCTCAAAAATCCTACTCGTGCTAATCTATTCTTCCAGCCGGCGTGGGGAAGACTATCTGCCAGAAGACTTGCAGGATGGATAATAGAACACAAATTACCGGTAAGACTAAGCGTGCAAATTCACAAAATACTAAAATTACCGTGAGGTGAGAAATGCCTGATGCACAATTCTGGAAAAAGTATCTTTCAGCCGCCAACACCAATGATTCATGGCTGTGCGTTGGTCTTGACCCAATATTGGAGTATCTTCCGGAAAGTATTCCAAAAAATGCCAATGGCGTGGTAGCTTTCTTCGCTGACATCATAGACGCGACGAAAGAGTTGGTCTGCGCCTACAAACCTAATGTGGCTTTTTTCCTCGCCCTCGGAAATGATGGTCTTAAGGCACTTGTGGAGGTTGTCAAAAGGATTCCCGATAACATCCCCGTCATTCTTGACGCCAAGTTCGGCGATGTGCCCCATACAGCCGAGCATTACGCCCGTTTTGCTGTGGACATAATCGGTGCAGACGCTGTCACAGTAAATCCATATATGGGTTACGACTCAATTTTCCCCTTCGTTCAAAAGGACCTTGGAGTGTTCGTTTTGTGCGCGACGAGTAACGCAGGTTACGAGGACCTCGAGGGACGAAAGTTTAGGAATTCAGATAGACTTTTTGAAATCGTTGCTGAAACTGTGGTAAGCTGGAGTGAACGCTGGGGAACCCGTCTGGGCTTGGTTGTAGGCGCAACACATCCAGAAGTATTTATAGAGGTCCGGCGGAACGCACCAAAAGCTCCGCTTCTGATACCAGGTATCGGTGCTCAGGGGGGTGCGCTCGAGCCAGCTATAAAATATGGTCCCACGACAGATGGAATGCCCCCGATAATCGTTTCATGCAGGTCCATAATTTACGCCTCAAAAGGCGGCGACTTTGCCCAGGCTGCGAAGAACGCTGCCAAAGACATAAAGGATAGAATCAATCAACTAAGAAATTCGCCCAAAACTGAGAAATAAAGAGGTGTAAAATGCGCCAGGATGAAATACTAAATTTATTGGAAAGCACCCGGGCAATATTAAAAGGACATTTTCTGCTCTCATCGGGTCTGCACACGGACACTTACATTCAATGTGCGAGATTGCTTCAGTATCCTTTGCTTGCCGAAAGAGTGGGCAAATCATTGGCAGAACGCTTCAGCGACGCTGGACTCGAAACTCCACCACTGGTAGCATCGCCGGCTTTGGGCGGGATAATAATAGGTCACGAGGTGGCGAGAGCTCTTGGATGCAGGCACATATTCATAGAAAAAGTCAACGGCACACCAACGCTAAGACGAGGTTTCACCATAGCTAAGGACGAGGAATTTTTAGTAGTGGAGGATGTTGTAACGACGGGCAGGTCCACCGCCGAAGTCATAAATGTCCTTAAAGAACTTGGCGGCTTTCCAGTGGCTGTGCTTGCTATAATAGACCGCACAAGCGGCAGAGAACTAAAATTCGGAAATATTCCGTTCATAGCACTGACAAAAATAGACATAGACACCTTTGAACCAGACAACTGCCCACTGTGCAAAAAAGGCATTCCGCTCGAAAAACCAGGTAGCAGAGTTTTTAAATAAAATCCGTAATCAAAACTTCCTTATAATCCGCCTTGCGCCGAAAAACCTTCCTTTCCAGAAGGGGTTAATAAGCGAATCTATACGAACCCCAGAGGATTCAGAGGCGTGTATGAATTTGTAATTTCCTATGTATATTCCAACATGAGTTGGATATCTTTTGTTTTCACTGCCCGGAGAAAAAAATACGAGATCACCGGGTTCAAGCTCTTCAAAAGATATGGACTTACCTAATTTCCAGAGGTCCTCAACAGTTCTCGGAAGTTTCATAACAAGTGCATCTCTGAAAACACGCTGCACAAGCCCGGAGCAATCCATGCCAAAACGGTCGTTACCGCCGAGTTTGTATCTAACCCCAAGATATGACTTGGCAGCATCCACGACTTTTTTCTGGGCTGTCGAAAGTCGTTTTGAGACAGTGGGTTCTATAGTCTCCATCGAGCGGGAATAACCAATATTTCCCTTTTTACAGGTAAATTTTGGATAAGGCACACATCCCCACAAAGCGAGCATTGCCGTAAAAATCAAAATCGAGGCAATAATCTTAGAGGAATTATGTGCCCATTTCCCAGCTTTCAAGGTATTTCTTCTGCTCAGGGGTTAGTTTATCTATAGTAACACCCATGCACTCAAGCTTTATTTCAGCAACCCATTTATCGATGTGCTCGGGCACCCTGTGGACTTTTGGCTCAAAGTCACCCTTATTTTTGGCAACATATTCTCCCATAAGAGCCTGTAGCGAGAATGACATATCCATAACAGCAGCGGGATGCCCCTCAGCAGCAGCAAGATTTATAAGTCTGCCGTCAGCAAGAAGGAAAATGCTTTTCCCATCGGGCAGGATATACTGGTCGACGAAAGGTCTCACTTTGGGTTTCACATCCTTTGCAAGCTTTTTTAGCCCTTCAATATCTATTTCCACATTAAAGTGACCGGCATTAGCCACGATAGCACCATCCTTCATAAGCTCAAAGTGCTCTGGTCTTATGACATTTATGTTTCCCGTCGATGTGCAGAAAATGTCTCCCAACTTGGCAGCTTCTGCCATCGTCATCACATCAAAACCGTCCATTTTTGCCTCTATAGCACGAATAGGATTAACCTCAGTAACTATAACTTTCGCGCCCATACCTCGCGCACGCGTGGCAATACCTCTGCCACACCAGCCATATCCAGCCACAACGAAAACAGAGCCTGCGAGAAGCCTGTTAGTCGCCCTTATTATGCCGTCCACTGTAGATTGACCAGTCCCATATCTATTGTCAAAAAGGTGCTTTGTCATTGCATCATTAATAGCAAAAACGGGGAACAAAAGTTTGCCTTGCTTTTCAAGCGCACGAAGCCTTATTACTCCCGTCGTGGTCTCTTCCATAGAACCCCAAATGTTTTTAGCCTTGGTATCGGCGTATTTCTGGTGCAATGTCGATACGAGGTCGGCCCCATCGTCGTGGGTTATTTGAGGGTCAAACTCAAGGCAACTTTCTATATGGTCATAATATGTTCTCCTGTCCTCTCCTTTAATAGCGAAAACTGAGATTCCATAGTGGTGAACCAGCGCAGCCGCTACATCATCCTGAGTCGATAGCGGATTTGACGCGCAAAGCCTTACCTCAGCACCACCAGCAGCGAGAGTGCGAACGAGATTCGCAGTCTCAGTCGTAACATGAAGGCACGCAGCTACTCTTATGCCCTCAAGAGGCTTTTCTTTAGCAAACCTTTGTCTTATACGCGTTAGAACTGGCATGTCGCGCTCTGCCCATTCTATCCGCCTCCTTCCAATGTCTGCGAGCTTCGGGTCCTTTATGTGATGCGGAACCGTCATAACATCCTCCTTTAGTTTTTTGCCCAAATCTACGCTAAGACCGCACAATATCAATAAATTTTTGTGCATCAAGCCTTGTTCTCGTTGCTCAAATCAAGCATAGACTTTATGTAATCGCTTGGAATAAATGGCGCTATGTCCTCTTTTTTCTCACCCACCCCA harbors:
- the lnt gene encoding apolipoprotein N-acyltransferase, which encodes MERVLTKKEMILFLVVSGLLWAASFPPLPTGFLAYFMLVFLWFAISNVENGWKAFKAGYIWAFVATGATLWWITKPTIPGFIAILFYLPIFGALYAWLHYKISIRSETLAIVLSPVILVGIEYLRSFGKLGFPWMNLSYTQTCYPVLIQFADIVGNYGVSLWVAAINSCLYFIIKKPLSKGAIFSAIVLLALFLTAFLYGKSRMRKPIEGVPVDVAVIQSNIDPYKKWAGDFKRINAKLHADMIKAASGHAALVIAPETATACYHKLAPSIFSVFKSATVEAGVYLLVGTLDFDPEKRENYFNSAILISPDGKIIGNYYKIQLVPFGEQVPFQDRYPFLRKINFGGSHFSAGKEYTLFKFEPSEGRIVDFSAMICYESAFSWLARRFRKEGADFLVNITNDGWFGKTPGP
- a CDS encoding radical SAM protein codes for the protein MRITQIVRTIIGEGLWVGQPCLLVRLSGCNLHCSWCDTPEVHRGGREIPFSELVERGIKTPEKWILLTGGEPLLQRSVGKLVKNWINGKKNVLIETNGTRPIAPVLMDGVSISMDIKTPSSGEVGKHYNPNLRLLRPVDALKFVISDRKDFDWARDFILKNPTRANLFFQPAWGRLSARRLAGWIIEHKLPVRLSVQIHKILKLP
- the pyrF gene encoding orotidine-5'-phosphate decarboxylase, which produces MPDAQFWKKYLSAANTNDSWLCVGLDPILEYLPESIPKNANGVVAFFADIIDATKELVCAYKPNVAFFLALGNDGLKALVEVVKRIPDNIPVILDAKFGDVPHTAEHYARFAVDIIGADAVTVNPYMGYDSIFPFVQKDLGVFVLCATSNAGYEDLEGRKFRNSDRLFEIVAETVVSWSERWGTRLGLVVGATHPEVFIEVRRNAPKAPLLIPGIGAQGGALEPAIKYGPTTDGMPPIIVSCRSIIYASKGGDFAQAAKNAAKDIKDRINQLRNSPKTEK
- the pyrE gene encoding orotate phosphoribosyltransferase — its product is MRQDEILNLLESTRAILKGHFLLSSGLHTDTYIQCARLLQYPLLAERVGKSLAERFSDAGLETPPLVASPALGGIIIGHEVARALGCRHIFIEKVNGTPTLRRGFTIAKDEEFLVVEDVVTTGRSTAEVINVLKELGGFPVAVLAIIDRTSGRELKFGNIPFIALTKIDIDTFEPDNCPLCKKGIPLEKPGSRVFK
- a CDS encoding C40 family peptidase, which encodes METIEPTVSKRLSTAQKKVVDAAKSYLGVRYKLGGNDRFGMDCSGLVQRVFRDALVMKLPRTVEDLWKLGKSISFEELEPGDLVFFSPGSENKRYPTHVGIYIGNYKFIHASESSGVRIDSLINPFWKGRFFGARRIIRKF
- a CDS encoding adenosylhomocysteinase, producing MTVPHHIKDPKLADIGRRRIEWAERDMPVLTRIRQRFAKEKPLEGIRVAACLHVTTETANLVRTLAAGGAEVRLCASNPLSTQDDVAAALVHHYGISVFAIKGEDRRTYYDHIESCLEFDPQITHDDGADLVSTLHQKYADTKAKNIWGSMEETTTGVIRLRALEKQGKLLFPVFAINDAMTKHLFDNRYGTGQSTVDGIIRATNRLLAGSVFVVAGYGWCGRGIATRARGMGAKVIVTEVNPIRAIEAKMDGFDVMTMAEAAKLGDIFCTSTGNINVIRPEHFELMKDGAIVANAGHFNVEIDIEGLKKLAKDVKPKVRPFVDQYILPDGKSIFLLADGRLINLAAAEGHPAAVMDMSFSLQALMGEYVAKNKGDFEPKVHRVPEHIDKWVAEIKLECMGVTIDKLTPEQKKYLESWEMGT